Proteins from a single region of Phycisphaerae bacterium:
- a CDS encoding CHASE2 domain-containing protein: protein MTLKRRQQLSGTLTGMAVTTLCVMYFFALDTRQKPELWTLDWRVKEYNRLMPTTPIVHVDIDDNSLERVGRWPWRRRQTGELLAALQELKPACVMVDLLLSEPERPYDDDPRLDEAVPMDGGVTVVGRISEENRVYGDLELAEAIRSGGNVIMASQFEVRDPREPELAAERLKRWWSRKKDATIDEVLQFLSLPDTREERARVGRELLRLRMRDVLLQRFTLSDRELAERLQCTPAEAAAVVAGVKTEVAVELVGRHFADGATPDTVLELILGADKDRQTADRADVLSAIRTQLGLAALRRSTAPLDSSARGRLHRAYDPVPLLNTLGRAAKDIAAVNFRADADGAVRRVPILMNYEGRALAHLGLAAARQIMGLDIGGATMSEAGVLSIPRAEGAPVRMPLDDGGNLIIPWTATGKFWRLGRDFPHISAAKVWVLADARRQIRSNETAINYALAEVIAASKGQYQVVTASGPAESARVVAADNPYRERVNEQLALARRARFARLLENRPAAEVAEMERQSEAMLTQIRAEQELAVSAVEMMCQDIDGLTAEDLADPATAAEAKRFKGAQRIIQEDVARLRAANEALERDMAAVRDELGPLIKDKYVFLGFAATAQGDIVSTPIDSQTNGVMCHAHVLNGILQGQFITPPSRNLGIWISLLGGAVVSWFTSARGPRIALTLTLGLIAAYTLVNAYVFFMLMNWWVLLVAPVATLFVTWAFVTLFRQLTAERDRRLFARELGQYTSPLIAARIAESPEAALAFKTVQTREVTCFFSDLRGFTTMTEEQDPEVTQHVLNTYLHRMSQVIWARRGLINKFMGDGIMAFYNPSVDPLPEHVQAACETALEAMEELEKLKVDRRSDPATKIFDALYMRIGLASGPCKNGDMGSVLKTDYTVIGDVVNLAARLEPANKVFGTQILVSGPTREAVRDRYEFRYLAELQVKGKGRTVPVYEIVGRKGSLSAEQREYIERFEAGVELYKQRKWDECIVHFTRILARRFDDAGASRYIDACQEFKAFPPEDGWAGALELKEK, encoded by the coding sequence TTGACCCTGAAACGTCGGCAACAACTCAGTGGGACGCTGACCGGCATGGCGGTGACGACGCTGTGCGTCATGTATTTTTTTGCCCTGGATACCCGGCAGAAGCCCGAACTCTGGACCCTGGATTGGAGGGTGAAAGAGTACAACCGGCTGATGCCGACCACGCCGATTGTGCATGTGGATATTGATGATAACTCGCTGGAGCGCGTCGGGCGGTGGCCGTGGCGCCGGCGGCAGACGGGGGAGTTACTTGCGGCACTGCAGGAATTGAAGCCGGCGTGTGTCATGGTGGACTTGCTGCTCAGCGAGCCGGAGCGGCCGTACGACGACGATCCGCGATTGGACGAAGCGGTGCCCATGGACGGGGGCGTTACCGTCGTCGGCCGGATTTCAGAGGAGAACCGCGTCTATGGCGACCTGGAGCTGGCGGAGGCCATACGGTCGGGCGGGAACGTCATCATGGCGTCGCAGTTCGAGGTTCGCGATCCGCGCGAGCCGGAACTCGCGGCCGAGCGATTGAAGCGGTGGTGGTCGCGAAAAAAAGACGCGACGATCGACGAGGTGTTGCAGTTTTTGTCGCTGCCGGACACGCGCGAGGAGCGGGCGAGGGTTGGGCGCGAGTTATTGCGGCTGAGGATGCGAGACGTCCTCTTGCAGCGGTTTACGCTGAGCGATCGTGAACTGGCCGAGCGGCTGCAATGCACGCCGGCGGAGGCGGCGGCGGTGGTCGCGGGCGTGAAGACGGAGGTCGCCGTGGAGCTGGTCGGGCGGCACTTTGCGGACGGCGCCACGCCGGACACAGTCCTGGAGCTTATCCTCGGCGCGGACAAAGACCGGCAGACCGCGGATCGGGCCGATGTGCTGAGCGCGATTCGTACCCAACTGGGGCTCGCGGCCCTGCGGCGCTCGACCGCGCCGCTGGACTCAAGCGCGCGGGGGAGGCTGCATCGGGCGTATGATCCGGTGCCGTTGTTAAATACGCTGGGGCGGGCCGCGAAGGACATTGCGGCAGTCAACTTTCGCGCGGATGCGGACGGCGCGGTGCGGCGCGTGCCGATCCTGATGAATTACGAGGGCCGTGCGCTGGCGCACCTGGGGCTGGCGGCGGCGCGGCAGATCATGGGGCTGGACATCGGCGGGGCGACGATGTCGGAAGCGGGCGTATTGTCGATCCCCCGGGCGGAGGGAGCGCCCGTGCGAATGCCGCTCGACGACGGGGGCAATCTCATTATTCCGTGGACGGCGACGGGCAAATTCTGGCGGCTGGGACGGGACTTTCCGCATATCTCGGCGGCGAAGGTCTGGGTGCTGGCCGATGCGCGGCGGCAGATCCGCAGCAACGAGACGGCGATCAATTATGCACTAGCGGAAGTGATTGCCGCCAGCAAAGGCCAGTATCAAGTGGTGACCGCGAGCGGACCGGCGGAGTCTGCGCGGGTGGTGGCGGCGGACAATCCCTATCGCGAGCGGGTGAACGAGCAGTTGGCGCTGGCCCGGCGGGCGCGGTTTGCGCGACTGCTGGAGAATCGCCCCGCCGCGGAGGTCGCGGAAATGGAGCGGCAATCCGAGGCGATGCTGACGCAGATTCGCGCGGAGCAGGAGCTGGCGGTCTCGGCGGTCGAAATGATGTGCCAGGACATCGATGGGTTGACGGCGGAGGACCTGGCGGATCCGGCCACGGCGGCCGAGGCGAAGCGATTCAAGGGCGCACAACGGATCATTCAGGAGGATGTGGCGCGGTTACGGGCGGCCAATGAGGCGCTGGAGCGCGACATGGCGGCGGTGCGGGACGAACTGGGGCCCCTGATCAAAGACAAGTACGTGTTCCTGGGGTTCGCCGCGACGGCGCAGGGGGATATCGTGAGCACGCCGATCGACTCGCAGACGAACGGCGTGATGTGCCACGCGCATGTGCTGAACGGGATTTTGCAGGGGCAGTTCATCACGCCGCCGAGCAGGAATCTGGGGATCTGGATCTCGCTGCTGGGCGGGGCCGTCGTCAGTTGGTTTACCAGCGCGCGCGGGCCGCGCATCGCCTTGACGCTGACGCTGGGGTTGATCGCGGCCTACACACTGGTCAACGCGTACGTGTTCTTCATGCTGATGAACTGGTGGGTGCTGCTCGTCGCGCCGGTGGCGACCCTGTTTGTCACCTGGGCGTTCGTGACGCTGTTTCGTCAATTGACGGCAGAGCGCGACCGGCGGCTGTTTGCCCGCGAGCTGGGGCAATACACGTCGCCGCTCATCGCCGCGAGGATCGCGGAGAGCCCGGAGGCGGCGCTGGCGTTCAAGACGGTGCAGACGCGGGAGGTGACGTGCTTTTTCTCCGACCTGCGGGGCTTCACGACGATGACGGAGGAGCAGGACCCGGAAGTGACGCAGCACGTGCTGAACACGTACCTGCACCGGATGAGTCAGGTCATCTGGGCGCGGCGGGGGCTGATCAACAAGTTCATGGGCGACGGGATCATGGCGTTTTACAACCCGTCGGTCGATCCGCTGCCGGAGCATGTGCAGGCGGCGTGCGAGACGGCGCTAGAGGCGATGGAAGAGCTGGAGAAGCTCAAGGTGGATCGGCGGAGCGACCCGGCGACGAAGATTTTCGACGCGCTGTACATGCGCATCGGGCTGGCCAGCGGGCCGTGCAAGAACGGCGACATGGGCTCGGTGCTCAAGACGGACTACACGGTGATCGGCGATGTGGTGAATCTGGCGGCGCGGCTGGAGCCGGCCAACAAGGTGTTCGGGACGCAGATTCTCGTTTCGGGGCCGACGCGGGAGGCGGTGCGCGATCGGTACGAGTTTCGGTATCTGGCGGAGTTGCAGGTAAAGGGAAAGGGACGGACGGTGCCGGTCTATGAGATCGTCGGGCGAAAGGGCTCGCTTTCGGCGGAGCAGCGGGAGTACATCGAGCGGTTCGAGGCGGGTGTCGAGCTTTACAAGCAGCGGAAGTGGGATGAGTGCATCGTTCACTTTACGCGAATCCTCGCGCGGCGGTTCGACGACGCGGGGGCGAGCCGGTACATCGACGCGTGCCAGGAGTTCAAGGCGTTTCCGCCGGAGGATGGGTGGGCGGGGGCGCTGGAGTTGAAGGAGAAATAA
- a CDS encoding helix-turn-helix domain-containing GNAT family N-acetyltransferase has product MAASALEQRVAAVRRFNRLYVRQIGLLRDDYLDSGFSLAKVRVLYELAQRKETTASNLVRELDMDAGYASRILAGFRRRRWIERRRSLEDGRSLILSLTPSGRKAFSPLDRRSHDAVAALLKRVSATNQSRLVAAMQVIETLLGEPRRSEPTAIRIRQPRPGDMGWVVQRHGELYFQEEGYNEEFEALVAGIVAEFIQKFDAKRDRCWIAERDGVNAGCIFLVKGATATAKLRLFLVEPTARGLGIGGRLVDECVRFARAAGYRKIALWTQSDLYAARRIYERAGFHCVGSERHHSFGRSLAAETWELKL; this is encoded by the coding sequence ATGGCCGCCAGCGCCCTCGAACAGCGTGTTGCCGCCGTTCGCCGGTTCAACCGGCTATATGTCCGGCAGATCGGGCTTCTACGCGACGATTATCTTGACAGCGGTTTTTCCCTGGCCAAGGTTCGCGTGTTGTACGAGCTGGCTCAGCGGAAAGAAACGACCGCGAGCAATCTGGTGCGAGAGTTGGATATGGATGCCGGCTATGCGAGTCGGATTCTTGCTGGATTTCGCCGGCGGCGGTGGATCGAACGGCGGCGATCACTGGAAGACGGCCGCAGCCTAATTCTTTCACTGACACCGTCGGGGCGCAAAGCGTTTTCGCCACTTGACCGGCGATCGCACGACGCTGTGGCCGCCCTCCTGAAGCGGGTGTCCGCGACGAACCAGAGTCGACTGGTAGCGGCGATGCAGGTGATTGAGACGCTTCTTGGGGAACCCCGAAGAAGTGAGCCCACCGCGATTCGTATTCGCCAACCGCGACCGGGCGACATGGGCTGGGTGGTTCAGCGGCATGGCGAGTTGTATTTCCAGGAGGAAGGCTACAACGAAGAGTTCGAGGCGCTGGTGGCGGGCATTGTCGCGGAATTCATCCAGAAATTCGACGCCAAGCGCGACCGCTGTTGGATCGCCGAACGCGACGGCGTCAACGCCGGGTGCATCTTTCTGGTGAAGGGGGCGACGGCGACGGCCAAGCTGCGGTTGTTTCTGGTGGAGCCGACGGCGCGGGGGTTGGGCATCGGCGGGCGACTGGTCGACGAATGTGTGCGGTTCGCGCGGGCGGCTGGCTATCGGAAGATTGCCCTCTGGACGCAGAGCGATTTGTACGCCGCGCGGCGGATTTATGAGCGGGCGGGCTTTCACTGCGTCGGCTCGGAGCGGCATCACAGCTTCGGGCGGTCACTCGCGGCGGAGACATGGGAACTCAAGCTATAG
- a CDS encoding histone H1 codes for MAKKKTRRDTAQIARENLEHIIGEKLTGEPLDKPEPDKPDTRNQAAVALSKLGASKGGKARAEKLTAKKRKEIAKKAAAARWKQ; via the coding sequence ATGGCGAAGAAAAAGACCCGTCGCGATACGGCCCAGATCGCCCGCGAGAACCTCGAACACATCATCGGCGAGAAGCTGACGGGCGAGCCGTTAGACAAGCCGGAGCCGGACAAGCCTGATACGCGGAATCAGGCTGCGGTGGCGCTTAGCAAGCTGGGCGCGAGCAAGGGCGGCAAGGCGAGGGCGGAGAAGCTCACCGCGAAGAAACGCAAGGAAATTGCGAAAAAGGCCGCTGCCGCTAGGTGGAAACAGTAA
- a CDS encoding helix-turn-helix domain-containing protein — protein MSENQSEHRTVGDALRDCLGRRGWTQADLAQVIGKTTAAVNEIIQGKRSVSPEMAALFSAAFNTSAGYWLVLDAGTRVTEEELEEARRRARLYHIAPVREMVRRGWIKPAADLAGVEAELKAFFRVVSLEHDPILSVATRRQAAEESPLSSQQRAWCFRARNLAADLLAPPFDDRRVDECEEKLKGLLAHAPEAAQISRLLATFGVRFVVIEPLSESKIDGAALWLDDKKPVIALSLRRDRIDSLWFTLFHEWSHIRHKDGLSIDSRLTGEDAIPTESKPSFEQRADSESAASLIPPDSIDSFIRRIAPFYSKERIIQFAHRNKVHPGIVVGQLQHRRKIRWSANREMLAKIRQRVISTSVVDGWGNTIG, from the coding sequence ATGAGCGAAAACCAGTCGGAACATCGAACCGTAGGGGATGCCCTGAGAGACTGCTTGGGCCGTCGCGGCTGGACACAGGCCGACCTTGCCCAAGTGATCGGAAAGACCACGGCGGCAGTGAATGAGATCATCCAAGGCAAACGATCTGTAAGTCCTGAGATGGCCGCGCTCTTCTCGGCAGCGTTCAACACCAGCGCCGGGTACTGGCTGGTTCTAGATGCGGGGACGCGAGTAACAGAAGAAGAATTGGAGGAAGCGAGGCGGCGCGCTCGCCTGTATCACATCGCGCCGGTTAGAGAAATGGTGCGCCGGGGATGGATAAAGCCAGCGGCGGATTTAGCTGGCGTCGAGGCCGAATTGAAAGCGTTTTTCCGCGTCGTGTCTTTGGAACACGATCCAATCCTGTCGGTGGCAACACGAAGACAGGCGGCCGAAGAATCGCCGCTGTCGTCGCAGCAACGTGCATGGTGTTTTCGAGCGCGGAACCTGGCGGCTGATTTACTTGCCCCCCCTTTTGATGATCGTCGTGTTGACGAGTGCGAAGAAAAACTAAAGGGATTACTGGCCCACGCACCTGAAGCCGCTCAGATATCACGGCTGTTGGCTACATTCGGGGTAAGGTTTGTAGTGATCGAGCCGCTAAGTGAATCGAAAATCGACGGAGCCGCACTCTGGTTGGACGACAAGAAGCCTGTGATTGCTCTCTCCCTGCGGCGCGATCGCATCGATTCATTATGGTTTACCCTGTTTCACGAGTGGTCCCACATTCGGCACAAGGACGGTCTTTCGATTGATTCTCGCCTAACCGGCGAGGACGCCATACCGACAGAATCTAAGCCGTCGTTTGAGCAACGGGCCGATTCCGAATCAGCCGCCTCGCTCATACCCCCGGACTCGATTGACTCGTTCATACGGCGCATCGCCCCTTTTTACTCCAAGGAGCGCATTATCCAATTTGCACACCGAAACAAGGTTCATCCTGGAATCGTCGTCGGCCAGTTGCAGCATCGCCGAAAGATTCGCTGGAGCGCGAACCGTGAAATGTTGGCAAAAATCCGCCAGCGCGTTATTTCTACTTCCGTAGTAGATGGCTGGGGAAATACAATCGGATAG
- a CDS encoding IS1 family transposase yields the protein MNKLPTAKRVAVVSALVEGMSINSIVRMTGVSKVTILKLLKDLGCACARYHDDHVRGLKPARVQCDEVWSFNFCKAKNVAKTKLRDISYGDVWTWTALDSDSKMIVTYYVGQRSAADADIFMLDLASRVNSHTQLTTDGFPAYPEAVKNAFGSMVDYAQLIKVYKEDRSREAHYSPATCIGCKHETLIGYPDPAHISTSHVERSNLTIRMSMRRFTRLTNGHSKKIENHGHSFSLFVMHYNWCRKHMTLKGKTPAQACGLADKPWTLEQLVGLI from the coding sequence ATGAACAAGCTACCTACAGCCAAGCGTGTCGCGGTCGTTTCGGCCCTGGTTGAGGGCATGAGCATCAATTCGATAGTCCGCATGACGGGCGTATCGAAGGTGACGATCCTCAAGCTCCTGAAAGACTTGGGCTGCGCGTGCGCCCGATACCACGATGACCACGTTCGCGGCCTCAAGCCCGCCCGTGTCCAGTGCGATGAGGTTTGGAGCTTCAATTTCTGCAAGGCTAAGAACGTCGCCAAAACGAAGCTACGCGATATCAGCTACGGCGACGTGTGGACGTGGACCGCTCTCGACAGCGATTCCAAGATGATCGTCACGTACTACGTCGGGCAGCGCAGCGCGGCCGATGCGGATATCTTCATGCTGGACCTTGCCAGCCGCGTGAACAGCCACACCCAGCTAACGACCGATGGCTTTCCGGCCTACCCCGAGGCGGTCAAAAACGCTTTCGGGTCGATGGTCGATTACGCGCAGCTAATCAAGGTGTACAAAGAGGATCGCTCGCGCGAAGCCCACTACAGCCCGGCCACGTGCATCGGATGCAAGCATGAAACCCTGATCGGCTACCCCGACCCGGCCCATATCTCGACCAGCCACGTTGAACGGTCGAACCTCACGATACGGATGTCGATGCGCCGGTTCACGCGGCTGACGAACGGTCACTCCAAGAAAATCGAAAACCACGGCCACTCTTTCAGCCTTTTCGTCATGCACTACAATTGGTGTCGCAAGCACATGACCCTCAAGGGTAAGACGCCCGCTCAGGCTTGCGGGCTGGCCGATAAGCCGTGGACGCTCGAACAATTGGTAGGGCTGATCTAG
- a CDS encoding DUF4375 domain-containing protein, producing the protein MSGRTLTGIAVGLLVFGFVFWNRMRQRSDDSAKIRAEAMQILSTMEGFDDHKVALLPMADLAHTVAFDKAYTGGGRRRAAEFDEDQYLQAFFRSMVSQANQYNRQDLKKSLLALRADIEEAGDDSKGGGDGGGAVVRASGTFGKPEPVTVEIIASIPDEKLEERLHTQCLARIFGPEGGESKGAFKKLPKGMKMIYSTFTVEGEVNNGGYDQFFSNNNGWLVRDAVRGFTLIKAKKHATLTKRAIAAFVRAEPGQKQFKADKSVKKYMETYPDVDLGKIDDEFFKLKENVSELRIKYIRAHPEEFAIQ; encoded by the coding sequence ATGAGCGGGAGAACCCTCACCGGCATCGCCGTCGGGCTATTGGTCTTTGGTTTCGTCTTTTGGAATCGCATGCGCCAGCGGTCCGATGATTCGGCGAAGATTCGCGCCGAGGCCATGCAGATTCTGTCGACGATGGAAGGTTTCGACGACCACAAGGTGGCTTTGCTGCCGATGGCCGATCTGGCGCATACAGTGGCGTTCGACAAGGCCTACACCGGGGGCGGACGGCGCCGGGCCGCCGAATTTGACGAAGACCAATATCTTCAGGCCTTTTTTCGCTCGATGGTCAGCCAGGCGAACCAATACAATCGTCAGGACCTAAAGAAATCCCTGCTGGCTTTGCGCGCGGACATTGAGGAGGCGGGGGATGATTCGAAAGGAGGTGGTGATGGTGGGGGCGCGGTCGTCCGCGCATCCGGCACATTTGGGAAGCCGGAGCCGGTCACGGTCGAAATAATCGCGTCCATCCCGGATGAGAAACTGGAGGAGAGACTGCACACGCAGTGCCTCGCGCGGATCTTCGGCCCTGAGGGCGGCGAAAGCAAAGGGGCGTTTAAGAAGCTGCCCAAGGGGATGAAGATGATCTATTCCACTTTTACCGTGGAGGGCGAGGTCAACAATGGCGGTTACGACCAGTTCTTTTCCAACAACAACGGTTGGCTCGTACGAGACGCCGTTCGCGGATTCACGCTCATCAAGGCCAAGAAGCACGCGACCCTCACAAAGCGGGCCATTGCCGCGTTCGTGCGTGCCGAACCCGGACAGAAACAATTCAAGGCGGACAAGTCCGTCAAGAAGTACATGGAGACCTACCCCGACGTCGACCTGGGAAAGATCGACGACGAGTTCTTCAAGCTCAAAGAGAACGTGAGTGAACTTCGGATTAAGTACATCCGCGCCCATCCCGAGGAGTTCGCGATTCAATAA
- a CDS encoding CHRD domain-containing protein encodes MFRAALLVSALTAMVSVSPAMATIHVYDFVMDGFQETPPVATPGTGNCHVTLDDLSFDYTVNCTFSGLIGTTNNAHIHGPAPIGSPASVIVGLTFDFGVTAGNITGAGTLSAVNAQHVLDGNTYVNLHTTFRPGGEIRGQIVPEPATAMLLAFGGLIAIRRRRRR; translated from the coding sequence ATGTTCAGAGCGGCACTCTTGGTTTCAGCATTGACGGCGATGGTGTCAGTCAGCCCGGCGATGGCCACGATCCACGTCTACGACTTCGTCATGGATGGATTCCAGGAGACGCCCCCGGTCGCCACTCCCGGCACAGGCAATTGCCATGTGACGCTGGACGATTTGAGTTTTGATTACACGGTAAATTGCACGTTCTCGGGTTTGATCGGAACCACCAACAACGCCCACATCCACGGCCCCGCCCCGATCGGTTCGCCCGCCAGCGTCATCGTCGGCCTTACTTTCGATTTCGGCGTTACCGCGGGCAACATCACGGGCGCCGGAACTCTCTCGGCCGTCAACGCCCAGCACGTCCTCGACGGCAACACGTACGTAAACCTGCATACCACCTTCCGCCCCGGCGGCGAGATCCGCGGCCAGATCGTCCCCGAGCCTGCGACCGCGATGCTGCTGGCCTTCGGCGGACTGATTGCGATCCGGCGGCGACGTCGCCGCTGA
- a CDS encoding acyl-CoA dehydrogenase family protein — protein MTATASRSVETPSAFDYFNVRSLLSEDEIAIQEAVARLVDEKVLPIIPKAFEDHRFPKELVPEIAGMGLLGCNIEGYDCAGLNNVCYGLVCQELERGDSGVRSFVSVQGSLCMYPILTYGTEEQRTKYLPRMAKGECIGCFGLTEPDGGSDPGTMKTHAVKKGGDWVINGAKMWITNGTIADLAIVWAKTEQGIMGFIVEKGTPGYTARDILRKFSLRASVTSELFLDNVRVPESQRLPNVVGLKGPLGCLTQARYGIAWGAIGSAIACFKEALEFAKIRVVFGKPIAHTQTIQRRLADMARRITTGQLLALQLGRLKDQGMLHHSHVSMAKWNNVRMGLDIARDARDILGAGGISIECCPIRHMLNLESVITYEGTETIHELIVGRELTGTAAF, from the coding sequence ATGACTGCCACCGCCAGCCGATCCGTCGAGACGCCCAGCGCGTTTGACTACTTCAACGTCCGCTCGCTCTTGTCCGAGGACGAGATCGCCATTCAGGAGGCGGTCGCGCGGTTGGTGGATGAGAAAGTCCTGCCGATCATCCCGAAGGCGTTTGAGGACCATCGCTTTCCGAAGGAGCTGGTTCCGGAGATCGCGGGGATGGGACTGCTCGGCTGCAACATTGAGGGATACGACTGCGCTGGGCTGAACAATGTCTGCTACGGGCTGGTGTGTCAGGAACTTGAACGCGGGGACAGCGGCGTGCGGAGCTTTGTGTCCGTGCAGGGCAGCCTGTGCATGTACCCAATCCTGACCTACGGGACGGAAGAGCAGCGGACGAAGTACCTGCCGCGGATGGCGAAGGGTGAGTGCATCGGTTGCTTCGGGCTGACCGAGCCAGACGGGGGGAGCGATCCCGGGACGATGAAGACGCACGCGGTCAAGAAGGGCGGGGATTGGGTGATCAATGGGGCGAAGATGTGGATCACGAACGGGACGATCGCGGACCTCGCCATCGTGTGGGCGAAGACCGAGCAGGGGATCATGGGCTTCATCGTGGAGAAGGGGACGCCGGGTTACACGGCGCGGGATATCCTGCGGAAGTTTTCGCTGCGGGCGAGTGTGACGAGCGAGTTGTTCCTGGACAACGTCCGCGTGCCGGAGAGCCAGCGGCTGCCGAACGTCGTGGGGCTCAAGGGGCCGCTGGGGTGTTTGACGCAGGCGCGGTACGGGATTGCGTGGGGGGCGATTGGCTCGGCCATTGCGTGCTTCAAGGAGGCGCTGGAGTTCGCGAAGATCCGCGTGGTCTTCGGCAAGCCGATCGCACATACGCAGACGATCCAGCGGCGGCTGGCGGATATGGCCCGGCGGATCACGACCGGGCAGTTGCTCGCGCTGCAGCTCGGGCGACTAAAAGACCAGGGGATGCTGCACCACAGCCACGTGAGCATGGCGAAGTGGAACAACGTGCGGATGGGGCTGGACATCGCCCGCGATGCGAGGGACATCCTCGGTGCGGGGGGGATTTCGATCGAGTGCTGCCCGATCCGGCACATGCTGAACCTCGAAAGCGTGATCACCTATGAGGGGACGGAGACGATCCACGAGTTGATCGTGGGGCGGGAGTTGACGGGGACGGCGGCATTTTGA
- a CDS encoding site-2 protease family protein: protein MPAPPNRFPGAIRLFRFAGIDVFLHWTWALIAVVAFQARLGVYESEFWNVAEYLTLFAIVLTHEFGHALACRSVGGRADRILLWPLGGVAYVDPPRRPGAVLWSIAAGPLVNVALIPITLGALALAPRLLPGISNDLSDYLVSIAAINIFLLLFNLLPIYPLDGGQILQSILWFFIGLPKSLAVASVVGIIGAAGVIVFAIASGDMWLIVLAIFGISRSLGGLKSARALAAMYRIPRRDDARCPHCREFAPAGAIWRCRCGGAFDALSPYGQCPRCGSAPAVIPCPFCNESEPPSAWRVTPTPTRVEWARVVEE, encoded by the coding sequence ATGCCTGCACCCCCCAACCGCTTCCCCGGCGCCATACGACTCTTCCGCTTCGCCGGCATCGACGTTTTCCTCCACTGGACCTGGGCCCTCATCGCCGTCGTCGCCTTTCAGGCCCGACTCGGCGTCTATGAATCCGAATTCTGGAACGTCGCCGAATACCTCACCCTCTTCGCCATCGTCCTCACCCACGAATTCGGCCACGCCCTCGCCTGCCGCTCCGTCGGCGGTCGCGCCGACCGCATCCTCCTCTGGCCCCTCGGCGGCGTCGCCTACGTCGATCCCCCGCGCCGACCCGGCGCGGTCCTCTGGAGCATCGCCGCCGGGCCGCTCGTCAACGTCGCCCTGATCCCGATCACCCTTGGCGCGCTCGCCCTCGCCCCGCGACTCCTGCCGGGAATATCCAATGACCTCTCCGACTACCTCGTCAGCATCGCCGCCATCAATATCTTCCTCCTGCTCTTCAACCTCCTCCCGATCTATCCCCTCGACGGCGGCCAGATCCTCCAATCCATCCTGTGGTTCTTCATCGGTCTGCCCAAAAGCCTCGCCGTCGCCTCGGTCGTCGGCATCATCGGCGCCGCCGGCGTGATCGTCTTCGCCATCGCTTCAGGGGATATGTGGCTGATCGTCCTGGCGATCTTCGGCATCTCACGAAGTCTCGGCGGCCTGAAGAGTGCCCGTGCCCTCGCCGCCATGTATCGGATTCCGCGCCGCGACGACGCCCGCTGCCCGCACTGTCGGGAATTCGCCCCCGCCGGCGCCATCTGGCGCTGCCGCTGTGGCGGCGCCTTCGACGCCCTCTCCCCCTACGGTCAATGCCCCCGCTGCGGCAGCGCCCCCGCCGTCATCCCCTGCCCCTTCTGTAACGAGTCCGAACCGCCCTCGGCCTGGCGTGTTACGCCGACGCCGACGCGTGTGGAATGGGCGAGGGTGGTCGAAGAGTAG
- a CDS encoding type II secretion system protein, which produces MTRTASIFTASRHRRGFTLIELVVVIGIIAVLIGILIPVLSAARSRGRMTACSNNLRQLMLAMRSYLDANADLYPHATYMPSISPLPIEGATIYIADVLAPHMGAEKKAFACPADVGAVHREEEGATMPDFRTYYSTERSSYEYRTRLNGLTIKAVLDRRAEFSGRRSLENTYWVFRDFNNFHGDGGKPGARRYVYNDTHVGDFED; this is translated from the coding sequence GTGACCCGCACCGCCTCGATTTTCACAGCCTCCCGCCATCGCCGCGGCTTCACGCTCATCGAGCTGGTCGTCGTCATCGGCATCATCGCCGTCCTGATCGGCATCCTGATCCCGGTCCTCAGCGCCGCCCGTTCGCGGGGGCGCATGACCGCGTGTTCCAACAATCTGCGACAGCTCATGCTGGCCATGCGTTCCTACCTCGATGCGAACGCCGACCTCTATCCCCATGCAACGTACATGCCCTCGATCAGTCCCTTACCTATTGAGGGCGCGACGATTTACATTGCCGACGTCCTCGCCCCGCACATGGGAGCAGAGAAGAAGGCCTTCGCGTGCCCGGCGGATGTGGGTGCGGTCCATCGCGAGGAAGAGGGCGCAACGATGCCCGACTTTCGCACTTATTATTCGACCGAGCGGTCCAGCTACGAATACCGCACCCGCCTGAACGGCCTGACGATCAAGGCTGTCCTCGACCGCCGCGCCGAATTCTCCGGCCGGCGGAGTCTCGAAAACACCTACTGGGTCTTCCGCGATTTCAATAACTTCCACGGCGACGGCGGCAAGCCCGGCGCCCGCCGATATGTGTACAACGACACCCATGTGGGAGATTTTGAGGATTAG